A region of the Paenibacillus sp. J23TS9 genome:
ATGGAGGGTTCTACGCACATTTTGACAACAAAGAACAACTGGTCGCCGAAGCCTGCCGGTATGCCATCAGCGATACGATTGTACTTTTGCAGAAAGCCGCTGACCAAGAGAAGAACGCACCCAAAATCAACACCATCATCGATTACTATTTGAGCCCATACCACCGTGACAGAACAGAAATGGGCTGCATCCTGCCTGCCCTTTCCAGTGAAATTTCCAGATCCTCAGATGAGGTTCGCCAGGTGTTCACCGAGGAGCTGGAACGAATGATTGTGTTTATTTCCAATGCGGCAAAAGTCGACACAGCCACAGGTAGCACACTGCTTAGTTCGATGGTCGGAACCCTAATGCTGGCACGATCCGTTAATGATTCTAAACTCAGCGACAGTCTTCTCTCAGCTGGCAAGCAGCATGCTAAAGGGCTTATTAAGAACTAATGTTACAACCGAGCCTTGGGAAGCAAAATCAATATAAAAAGCGGCATTTCTGCCGCTTGTTTTTTAGGTATGAACAGGTAGAACCCGTTGTTTTACTTAGCAGTTATTTGATAGAATTCATTAACTCGAAGAAGTATTTAGGTTCATGAGTCTGATAAAGATTGAACCATGAATGTAATGTTTCCGGTGCAAATACATCTAGAGCCTTTAATACATGCATCGCGAATTCCAACGGAGCTATTCCTGATGCAGTAACTAAATTCCCATCAGTTACTGCTGGTTCCATTTCATAATATTTTTCTCCTGAATAATTAGGGCAAATCATTTTCATATATTCCAGATCGTTGCTTGTATGTCTCCTCGAGTCTAGCAATCCCATCTTTGCAAGTCCCGCTGTTGCACCACAAATCGCCGCAACAACAGTACCTTCTTTTAAAGCTTTAGAAACTTTTTTCAGTATAGGTTCGTGAACTGCTTCCATCCAAGTATTTCCGCCTGGAAGGACTATAACATCAGTACTTTCCAAAATACATTCATCTACTGTAATACTAGGCAGAATTTTCAATCCTCCCATTGTAGTGACATGATTTTTATCAACGCCTACAGCAACCACCTCTAAAGGCGCTAATTCTTTCTTGAAATACCTTCCAGAGTTTAGTTCAGCGATTAAATAACCTACCTCCCAGTCTGACATCGTATCAAATACATAAAGATACACTTTTTTTGCGTGCATAATACTCACTCCTTTTGTAACTAATTCATCGGTTTACTCTATTATAAAAAAACTTTACTGACATATTCAGTCAGTAAAGTTTTCAAAACTTCTAGAAGAAGCAATTCAATTTTTAATGTGCTTGTTTGTTTTTTAACCTTTAGCAAATCATTCAAGTCATTGAACCATTAAATTAATGGGGATAGACATTTTTGAACTCGACACCGCAAGGTCCTCCGTTCATGTTGTCCTCCAAAATAACTTCGGATCCATCTGCGCGGTAAAGAGGTTTATAATACTGAGAAATCTTAGTAGCCGATCGGTTCGCATAATGGCAAATAAAAGCGCGGCGGAAACGGTCCTTCGTTTTGTTCCGGTAAGAACCATGGATGAGATTACCGTTGAAGAACAGCACGTCGCCTTTGTCCATAATAGCCGGAATCGCTTTCTCTTCCTTCGGCGGCTTCACGTAATGCGTCGTGAACGATTCCTTGGAATCGGCGATGTCCGGGCAGACGATCTCGTAGTCGTTCGTTTTCGGCACGACTAGCAAGCCCCCGTTCTCCTCGTTCGCGGCATCGATCGCCGTCCATGCGGCAATACAGTTACCCGGTTCTACCTGCAAGTAGAAATTATCTTGATGAAGTGCCTGTCCCCTCGAGCCCGGCGGCTTGTAGTAGAACATACTTTGCGCGGCATACGCCTCCTCACCATACAAATCTGCCAATATCGCTAACACAGGCTCATGCAGCATGTAGCGCTTAGCCGTTTCGTTGAACCGGTGTGGATGCATAACCCGCGGATAACGAGAAAGAGGGTCTGTCATATCGGTATCCAGTTTCGGCTCGAAGTAGCCTGGAATCGTCTGGTGGCTAATCCCCTCGAATGTCTCCTCAATCTCCGCAAGCTGCTCCGGATTAAATAAACCTTTCACAATCAGATAACCTTGCTCCTCAAAA
Encoded here:
- a CDS encoding type 1 glutamine amidotransferase family protein, yielding MHAKKVYLYVFDTMSDWEVGYLIAELNSGRYFKKELAPLEVVAVGVDKNHVTTMGGLKILPSITVDECILESTDVIVLPGGNTWMEAVHEPILKKVSKALKEGTVVAAICGATAGLAKMGLLDSRRHTSNDLEYMKMICPNYSGEKYYEMEPAVTDGNLVTASGIAPLEFAMHVLKALDVFAPETLHSWFNLYQTHEPKYFFELMNSIK
- a CDS encoding TetR/AcrR family transcriptional regulator; translated protein: MPYPEGHKLKVRGKIIESAAQAFRTNGIRDISVPFIMKGAGLTHGGFYAHFDNKEQLVAEACRYAISDTIVLLQKAADQEKNAPKINTIIDYYLSPYHRDRTEMGCILPALSSEISRSSDEVRQVFTEELERMIVFISNAAKVDTATGSTLLSSMVGTLMLARSVNDSKLSDSLLSAGKQHAKGLIKN
- a CDS encoding phytanoyl-CoA dioxygenase family protein, giving the protein MSTSLPALTEEQKQFFEEQGYLIVKGLFNPEQLAEIEETFEGISHQTIPGYFEPKLDTDMTDPLSRYPRVMHPHRFNETAKRYMLHEPVLAILADLYGEEAYAAQSMFYYKPPGSRGQALHQDNFYLQVEPGNCIAAWTAIDAANEENGGLLVVPKTNDYEIVCPDIADSKESFTTHYVKPPKEEKAIPAIMDKGDVLFFNGNLIHGSYRNKTKDRFRRAFICHYANRSATKISQYYKPLYRADGSEVILEDNMNGGPCGVEFKNVYPH